A stretch of DNA from Odontesthes bonariensis isolate fOdoBon6 chromosome 5, fOdoBon6.hap1, whole genome shotgun sequence:
TTCATGTGATGGTTTTCACCTTTAAGTATCAGCGAACCTGATACTCAGCCATGTTGATACTACAAAATGCAACGAGTGCCATCTACAGTGACCTAAAAGGTCTTTGGAGTTGAGTTGAGCTCTACAATACAGTGGAGAAGCACCACGCTCTGTTTTGCGTCACTGATTAGTTGAAACATTTCACAAACTCATCAGTGATTGTGTGGAAGTTCATAATATCAGGGGCCCTCTAGTGGCTGGTTTTGGGAACTCAGtctattaaaatgtttattaatgTTTAAAATGCAGCTGGGTGCTCACAACAGTTGCCTTTTGTCCATTTTCAGTATGTCGTCCACTTGCTGATTATATGTACAGTTTTATCCACCTAACTGCACACATCATGAAGTCTGTTGTGGAAgttattcaaaataaaacctACTCTAAATGTATACTGTGCATACACATTGTGAATAATATGTAACATTTAACTTATTGGCCTGAGATGGTTTTGATTGTATTTTATAGGTTTGTTCTGAGCGTAGCAGAGGCTTCAAACGTgtacatttttcttcttctgatgttgtttttattttatttttaatttaggtTTATATATTGAAATTTTAAAATCTGCATCTTAATGTTCCATCTGTGCCAAAGCCAATCTCTCAGCAAACATGTCGTGCATCACTTGAGTGTTTGAAACTCTCTGAATTAAAGCGAAACACATGCTTTTTAATGACCACACTCAGTTAAGCAGTAATCTAGAAACTAAGAAGACTTCTTGAAGTCGTGTTTATTTAAAACGGGGGACAGAATTCATTGgaccatctgtttttttttctctcctattTACATGTGAGGATTTAAATCGAGTGTTTTTTCGGTGTATTTTGAAGAAGGTGCATTAGTCTCCGCCTCTGAAGACCTTTGTCTGTTTCCCTCTGTCAGGTGTACCTGAATAAGCCGGCTGTGTGTCCCCAGGGCCTCTACGAGCTCATGTTGAGCTGCTGGAATAGAGACTGCAAGCTCCGCCCATCTTTTGCCAACATCCACTCCTTTCTTACCGAGGACGCCATGAACATGGTGTAAAGAGAGAGCAAGACGAAAacaagagggagaaaagaaactTGTGCTCATGCATCCGTGCCGCAGTAGGGAGGTGTGGTGGAGGGCGCACTCACGGGGAGAGTGGGTTGCTcgctttgttgtattttgtactTTTTGGAGGGGGGGTGGGGCTGAGACGCCGCTGGTTCGGTTTTATTTCCACTTCAGACCCCACAGACAAAACCTTAACCCCTGCTTTTGATAGGTaaacagtctgagctatttTGTGGTTGGTGGTGGGTGCAGTCGGCGTAGGAACTTTCTCGCTTCTCAGATACTTTACACTCAGAGAGTTTGTGTGACTGGTGATTCAGTGCTGTAGAGTTAATGACACGGGAACCTTAATCGGAGAAGATTCTGTGTTCATCATAGACCAGAAAACGATTTTAAAGTTCGACTTTTCTTGCTCATCATCTTAAATGCAGGCTAACAGGTGAAGAGGCACCTTGTGAACTTCACTAAACACACAAACTTTGAACTGAACAGCTGTTGTCTAGGGGATTGTCTTTGTATTTAAAGCCTATTTCACATACTGTAATTCAGTAAGAATACTCCCAGTTGCTGCCCCACTTCTTACCACCTTTGTTTATCTCAGCCCCATATCCCTACACAGTGACAcagctccatttttttgggggggacgAATGTGAAATGATGCGGACCAGACAACACCAGCCCCCTTTTTCTACAAATGCAATTTGTGTTAATTTTGTCATCAACCAACTCCCATCTGAATCAAAGAGTCCAAGAAGCATCACAACTCCATCTTTGAGAGAAAAGGGCTGTAAACGTTGTGCCAAACGAACTTCTCCAACCTCAGAAAAAGGACACGGAGGAGAAGAGCCTGCAGCTTTGGATGCGATGTTTTCACAGCAATGAGACGATACTGGCAGGTGAGGCGTTGGATGGGACATCTTCACGGGTTCCTGCTCGGATGTTTTGGTTCGgatgttctttattttttattttaccccCCTTTATCTAGCTGTGACTCAGTCACAACGGATAGATGTAAAATTCCAGCTGCACTTTAAACCCTATATTCATATCCGTGATGAAACTCTTCTCCACGATGGGCCTGAATGTTGATTCCAGTTCTACGAATTTCACTTTCAACAGTTTTTAAGACATTTGCCGAAGGAACACATCATGCAGTACATCGCTGATTAGAGACCAAGTCTGCAAACCTTTGACATGACATTGCCAAACCATCAGATGTAAAATATTGTTAGAATAAAATGGAATGGCTTTCCGAAATCATTTACAGCACATGACAACCTTTTTGTTCAGAAACTCTGTGCGGGGAGGTGTTACTCACCCGATATCCTCTTCGAGCATCCAAATGCATCGATTTggttttaaaaacaatgtggctTTGTTCAAATGGGGAACTCTTGAGATTTAGTGTGAAAGTCAACACGAATCTGCATTGTCCAAAGTTTGTGCATCAAGCTGACTGCAGTAGTCACTGCTTCTACCTTACTGACTGTAAATCACTTCTACGATGAGCACAAGAACAAAGTAACACCTTAAAGATGTCGGGTTGTGCCATTTGACTCATTTTTGATACACTGTAGTTCAGTTAAACCCATTTTTATACATATTTACTGTATGTACTTAAGACTCTCTTTGGTGTCTGATTTCGTCCCTTTCGTGTCTTTGAATCTGAACACAACAGTATGTAAATATTTTCAGGACAGAATTACACCTTCCTTTACTAATATATGGAGAACTCCGGTTAAATTTTGGGTCTTTTGTCTCTCTGTAGAATGCTTGCTACCTTGATGCTGTTACTCATCGTGTTGTCTATTTTTgtagatgttttaataaagttaACCTTTTCAAATAATCCAAGCGTGCGTTACATTTCAATTGGACTGATGAGCTGAcggggaaaacaaacaaaaaaaaaaaaacagatcaaaaGGTTGTTTTCagttaataaaacatttttattgtcagTTTACTACAGATACATTTCCAATATTTACTTCAAGCACCTTCACACTACACAGGAGCAACTCTATATTAACAAAAAGAAGTCATGCAACAAATGTTTCTCAAATATTTGTCACAAGAACATATAAAAGAGGTTCAGACTAGTTTGGCTTTCATCTACAGCCGTCATTCAAGACGACCTAATGGCTTGAGAGTTACTGGGCATGAGGAAGTTTTCCCTGACGGAGTTTCTAACGTGTTCGACTGCAGAAGTCGGCTTGATCGAGGAGTTTTAACCAGGCACTTGGCGGTAACAAAATGCATAATAAGGCTTAGCAGATTGAAAGCTTTGGATAGTTGGTCTGAAAAAGAACACATTACTATTCACTAGAGGTACTCTCTGTTCCTATTACATGTCAACTACAACTACAAGTGCTGCTTTACGAGAGCAAAAATCAGCCAATAGCTAAAAAATAATCAGCATCTGATTAACAAAGAAAATCAGTACAacagaaaggggggaaaaaaaacaaaaaaaaatctgtctcgTGATTTTAGACTTGAGCAAGACAGTTAGTAAGTTAGTTATATAGTGATGGTCCTCCTTTACTGATAACATAAAAATCCAATACTATGACATTGTTgcaaagaaacatcaacatTGCTCTTTCCACCATGAAGATACTTCAGTTACATTAAACAGGAAAACCTCAAGACTTGTTCCCATCAACCAGTTCCTCCTTCGATTTTTCAGCACAAACTGCTTAATCTGATGACAGCCAATGTAGTCGCTTAACACAAACCCCTTCACCTCTCTCTATTTTTATAACAGACCAGTGGACAAAGAAATCAGACATAAAAGCTCAGTAAAGGAAAAATGAGGATGACGGTAACAGTATCTCCACACACAAGAAAAGAAAGCGATTGTGTGATAAAAGGGCTAAATCTGGGGGCCAAACGTATGACGTGGACGGGTTTAATCTTTGAATTTAAGAAAAAGAGAGTTTCAGACTCCTCAGACTGACGGCTTGCACCACCACTAAAGGAGCAGAGAATAGAATTTAGTGACATTAGTGGAAAAGTTGCACACTGCAGCCAACTAAATATCTCACTTTCCTCTTCCCTTGCAAGCACACTGAAGCAGCTATGAAGCAAGTTAAAATCGTGGGATCTGGTTTTTCTGTAGCACAAGAAGTGGAAGAGGACTTAAAGAGGATTAAAAACACAGTCACGGATATTATACTGCATTTCTGCAAATAGATCCCACTAAATCCTTTACAATGAATGTTAAAAAGGGAACGTTGGATATACATGTTAGTGATTTCAGTGTACGTGTAGCAGCAGGCTCCAGCGGGGCTACCTGAATTTGCTTTGCATTACTTCATGAATTGAAAGGCACAGAAAAAGCTGAACTACGGGTGTAAAATTTCCTCTTTAAAAGGGACGGCCAGGTGACCCAGTTCCTTTCGCACAGATAATGAGGATGGTCACAATAATCAAGTCCAAATTTGCATACAGAAAATCAAGTATAACATCACAAAGACAGGAGCTCATACTTTAACTTGAACTCCGAGTTAAAGTGGGCCGTCTCTTTAGTCTCGTACAAAAAGTAAAAGCAGGCTTGTTGGTTGTTGTTTCCGTGCAGCCGTTTTTGTGGTGACTGACAGCAGAGGGCACAGATTaggaacagaaataaaaaccaCATGaaaggggaagaaaactctgaaCCTTTACACGTGGAGGAGGAGCTCAAGTgaaacacatgcatgcacacacacagtgaaacaGGACTATGGCGGCGCTGAGTCAACACAGTGGTTAAAGGCATAAGAAGAAGACGTGGAGCTCTCGGTCTAGACGTGGTCGACTCCTCTGACGATTACTTAAAAACCCTGATTCTTCTTAATGAACTCGGGTGACCTTTCCAGTAACCTGTGAGAAATTTACGATAATCAACACCTGCAGTTGGTTCAGTCTGGTACATTATCCGTCACTCACATACTCCAGCGTACCTGCGAGATGTCGACTCCAGTGAGCTTCTCCACTGCCGCCGGCAGCCGGGTCATGATGTCAAGTACCTCTCCGGCGAGTTTGGCCGCTCCCACCTCTGCGCCGCCGCTGGAGACCATGGTGACCTTGTTGGCCTCAGACAGCGGCTTGCTGATCTCTTCTGCCATCTGCAGAAAGAACGGGAGATTTCAAAAATGTTTAAGCCGAAAAACGTCAAAACGTTGTTGGGTTTGAAGGGCAAAAGAGTAACGTgagatttttatttctcaacaatgtgttcctgaactgagaaagaaacccagtgTGATATTAGAGGCCTCAAAACTACAATTAGGAAAAGCAAGAGTTAGAAATGGCTTTACGGCTATAATTTCAACGGGAACAAGAGTGAATTTGTTTAACTGTGTACAGCTGAGTTAAGgtcaaattttatttatattaatGTCTTGCAGTTATGACCAAAGGAAAAAGATTAATGTCCTAAGAACATGTGTTCAGGCAGTTTATCATCGTCATTATTTCAAACAGACCAGTGGCAGCTTCTCCAGCAGCATGTCCAACATGGCTCCCTCCTTGTACTGATTGAAGGCCTCGGCCTTTTTGACCATCTGCTCGGCCTCAGCACGGCCCTTGGCCTCCAGAGCAAAAGCTTCTGCTTCGCCCTTCATCTGCATGAACGAGAACACAGCCCAGTTAAGAACCCAGAAAAAGTGGAAATAGATGCGACACAATGAAAACGGTGTCAGAAGTAGAGAGACAGCGGCAGCTCTCACCCTGATGGACTGGGCCTCGGCCTCGGCCTCCATGATGAGCTGCAGGCTGCAGGAGAGAAGAGAAATCGGACATTTCTTCTAGTCATTTATCCCTCATCAGAACTACACAAAAGAAGTGACACGGAGCTCTGGCACTTACCGCTGCGCCTCAGCCAACTTCTCCAGTCGGTATCTCTCAGCCTCTGCGGGCTTCTTCACTATTGCCTCCAGCTCCATCTCTTTGCGGAtgatctcctgctcctgcaGAGCAATCTGCTGTGCACGCTCCACAACCTGAACCTGCATCGTCTCCTCCTCAATACGCTGCTTGGTCTTGGCCACCTGAGGACgtggatttttttaaacacagttATCAAACCATCTCCACTTATGAGGTGCACCAGGCAAATTAAAATGATCGATAGTGTAACTAAAACACAGTCAACTGAAAACCCATCGCACACGCCATGACCTGGCTTAGGACTTCACCTGTAGCTGGTAGGCCATCTCTGACTCCGCCTTCTTGGAGTTGACCTCAGTGTCATATGTTGCTTTCTTCAGCTCGTAGTCTCTCTGGGCTTTTGCCATTTCAATCTCATTCTTGTACTGAGCGGACACCTTCTCTTGCATTGCATGAGCCTCCTGTAAACAGACAGTAGCAGGACAGAAACTGAAAATTAGGTACTTCTTTTCAACATGttcttctctttgtttttaaatacagacatttGTTTAGTTTCAGTTCTATATTTATTTACCCTCATAACAGCATCACGTTTGTACTGAGCTTCTCCGATCCTGGCATCTTTCTGCACTTGGGCTGTTCGGGCTTTACCCAGTGAGTGAAGGTAGTCCTGCAGGGGACACAGAAAGCGAGGGAAACCGTGAGAACCAACAAGAAAAGCATCGGTTAGAATTTACACGATGGATAACACGACAGCAAAGCTCCCCTCATGAGACGGAGACATGGTGCAGACATGGTGTGGAAATTAAATGCTGGAGTTGGGTTACTACGAGGGGGCGGACCTGCTAATTACATTACCGTAACAAGCCTCGGTGACCTTGTCCAACAGAATGTGACTCCTACAACTAGACAGACTAAATGCTCCAGCAGTGGTAAGAAGATGTGTGGAGGACAGAACAACATGTGTCACTAATGAGTGATTGCAAAGCTGCACCCAGTGGAATCCCAAAGTGAGGCAACTCGGTTTGAATAGTAAAGAGGGGGGTAGTACATTAGACCAACCAAAACAAGAGATGGTCTGGTTACCACAGAAGCACTTAGGCCTAATTTATCTCTATTTGAAAGGGATGGTGGGAGTCAGCTGAGTCAGAGACAGTCAATATCAATCACTTTAGAATATTACTGTCATAAAGGAAACCATGCAGCACTAAAAGCTTTCATGCAATAAGATGAGTCATACAACAGATATCTGCAGCTCTCCTGGCTTTGGTGAGCTGCTCTCACCATCAGGGTTTTGTCATTTGTATTATTCTTGAATCAAACAGACGTCTCGATAGGACGGATAACGTACCTGATCATCATGAACATCTTTGAGCGTGTAGCTGACAACGCCAATGCCCATGTTGACCAGGTCAGAGGATGCCACTTTAAAGACCTGTTCAGAGAACTTCTTACGGTCCTGGTAGATCTCCTGCATACCAAGCAAGACAGATATATTTTCACATCACAGTTACTGCAAACCGTACAACACATAATCAAAAAACCCACTGAACCATCTTGTGCAGGAATGATCAAGATAAAAACACATTCGTTG
This window harbors:
- the flot1b gene encoding flotillin-1b, with translation MFYTCGPNEAMVVSGFGRSPPLMIAGGRVFVFPCIQQLQRITLNTLTLNVKSDKVYTRHGVPISVTGIAQVKIQGQNKEMLATACQMFMGKSQSEIAQIALETLEGHQRAIIAHLTVEEIYQDRKKFSEQVFKVASSDLVNMGIGVVSYTLKDVHDDQDYLHSLGKARTAQVQKDARIGEAQYKRDAVMREAHAMQEKVSAQYKNEIEMAKAQRDYELKKATYDTEVNSKKAESEMAYQLQVAKTKQRIEEETMQVQVVERAQQIALQEQEIIRKEMELEAIVKKPAEAERYRLEKLAEAQRLQLIMEAEAEAQSIRMKGEAEAFALEAKGRAEAEQMVKKAEAFNQYKEGAMLDMLLEKLPLMAEEISKPLSEANKVTMVSSGGAEVGAAKLAGEVLDIMTRLPAAVEKLTGVDISQVTGKVTRVH